A genome region from Sphaerisporangium krabiense includes the following:
- a CDS encoding ABC transporter substrate-binding protein codes for MRKLASAVLLICIAAAACGGPADQAPGAGGTTTVKVGIIPTIDVAPLYLAKQKGFFTEHGLELELKEVQTGAAATAAVMSGEYQFGFAAPVPEIQAQAKGLPITVIAGAIAQGDPLSQAIVVRKGSPIKAIGDLAGKTVAVNALQGVNDLVLRAAMEKAGGDPGSLKFLPLPYPDMRAALDGGRVDAAFLIEPFLSGASAAGDEVVLRNPQGDLAGKGTAFSTYFSSRSYVAEHAKTVDDFVAALREANEYAQAHPDEVRKIIPTFTAIKPDVAARMAIADYRTGVDEKTFEVLGGFMKEYGWIKDAPDLKSLIRQAP; via the coding sequence ATGCGCAAGCTGGCCAGCGCGGTTCTCCTCATCTGCATCGCGGCCGCGGCCTGCGGCGGCCCCGCCGACCAGGCGCCCGGGGCGGGCGGAACCACCACCGTCAAGGTCGGGATCATCCCGACCATCGACGTCGCCCCTCTCTACCTCGCCAAGCAGAAGGGCTTCTTCACCGAGCACGGGCTGGAACTGGAGCTCAAGGAGGTCCAGACCGGGGCGGCCGCCACGGCGGCGGTCATGAGCGGCGAGTACCAGTTCGGCTTCGCGGCGCCCGTGCCCGAGATCCAGGCCCAGGCGAAGGGGCTGCCCATCACGGTGATCGCCGGGGCCATCGCCCAGGGCGACCCGCTGAGCCAGGCGATCGTGGTCAGGAAGGGCAGCCCCATCAAGGCGATCGGCGACCTCGCGGGCAAGACCGTCGCGGTCAACGCGCTGCAGGGCGTCAACGACCTGGTGCTCCGCGCGGCCATGGAGAAGGCCGGCGGCGACCCCGGCTCGCTGAAGTTCCTCCCCCTGCCCTACCCCGACATGCGGGCGGCCCTGGACGGCGGGCGCGTCGACGCCGCGTTCCTCATCGAGCCGTTCCTGAGCGGCGCGAGCGCGGCGGGCGACGAGGTCGTCCTGCGCAACCCGCAGGGCGATCTGGCCGGCAAGGGCACGGCGTTCTCCACGTACTTCTCCTCCAGGTCCTACGTGGCGGAGCACGCCAAGACGGTGGACGACTTCGTCGCGGCGCTCAGGGAGGCCAACGAGTACGCCCAGGCCCACCCCGACGAGGTGCGGAAGATCATCCCGACGTTCACGGCGATCAAGCCGGACGTCGCGGCGCGGATGGCCATCGCCGACTACCGGACCGGCGTGGACGAGAAGACCTTCGAGGTGCTCGGAGGATTCATGAAGGAGTACGGCTGGATCAAGGACGCCCCCGACCTCAAGAGCCTGATCCGCCAGGCCCCGTGA
- a CDS encoding LLM class flavin-dependent oxidoreductase: MTRPLSRETGMKLGIFSANCSSGLAVTKVPERWSGSWEDNLAMARLADAAGIDFLLPIARWIGYGGDTNFHEGVLEPIAWAAGLLARTERITVFSTVHTAFNHPLVTAKQMATLDHIGEGRAGLNIVAGWNKPEYDAFGVELPEGHDARYALGQEWFDIIRRLWTEPGSWDHHGTYFTLKGAASDPKPFAGPLPIFNAGASPQGREFAARNADFIFTPFVDLAMAARVRARVTEAAAAHGRTVGMLTSSHVVCRPTREEAREFYRWYSEENADWDAVDNLMALQNLHAQSFSKEMLAGYRWRFAAGHGSYPLVGTPDDVAAELEAMYGAGVGGTTLAFFDYVKELPYFADEVLPRLRKKGVRLV, translated from the coding sequence ATGACCCGTCCGTTGTCGCGGGAGACCGGCATGAAACTCGGCATCTTCTCCGCGAACTGCAGTAGCGGGCTGGCCGTGACCAAGGTGCCGGAGCGCTGGTCGGGGAGCTGGGAGGACAACCTGGCCATGGCGCGGCTCGCCGACGCCGCCGGCATCGACTTCCTGCTGCCCATCGCGCGCTGGATCGGCTACGGCGGCGACACGAACTTCCACGAGGGCGTCCTGGAGCCCATCGCCTGGGCCGCGGGGCTGCTGGCCAGGACCGAGCGGATCACCGTCTTCTCGACGGTCCACACCGCCTTCAACCACCCGCTCGTCACCGCCAAGCAGATGGCGACGCTGGACCACATCGGCGAGGGACGCGCCGGGCTCAACATCGTGGCCGGGTGGAACAAGCCCGAGTACGACGCCTTCGGCGTGGAACTGCCCGAGGGGCACGACGCGCGGTACGCGCTCGGACAGGAGTGGTTCGACATCATCCGGCGGTTGTGGACCGAACCCGGATCATGGGATCACCACGGGACGTACTTCACGCTCAAGGGGGCGGCGAGCGACCCCAAGCCGTTCGCCGGGCCGTTGCCGATCTTCAACGCGGGCGCGTCCCCGCAGGGCAGGGAGTTCGCGGCGCGCAACGCCGACTTCATCTTCACGCCCTTCGTCGACCTCGCCATGGCCGCGCGGGTGCGGGCGCGGGTGACCGAGGCCGCGGCGGCGCACGGCCGGACCGTCGGCATGCTCACCTCCAGCCACGTCGTCTGCCGGCCCACCCGTGAGGAGGCCAGGGAGTTCTACCGGTGGTACTCCGAGGAGAACGCCGACTGGGACGCGGTGGACAACCTGATGGCGTTGCAGAACCTGCACGCGCAGTCGTTCTCCAAGGAGATGCTCGCCGGCTACCGCTGGCGCTTCGCCGCGGGGCACGGCAGCTATCCGCTGGTCGGCACCCCGGACGACGTCGCCGCCGAACTGGAGGCGATGTACGGGGCGGGGGTCGGCGGCACGACGCTGGCCTTCTTCGACTACGTCAAGGAGCTGCCGTACTTCGCCGACGAGGTCCTGCCGCGCCTGCGGAAGAAGGGCGTCCGCCTCGTGTAG
- a CDS encoding aldehyde dehydrogenase, which produces MTADVRPPADAQTFPMLVNGRRRAALSGRAFDSLDPSTGRVWARVADGDAADVDAAVRAAAASLDGSWGAFTGFDRARVLRRAGDLILRDLEHLAVLESRDSGRLLKDTRAQVGYVAEWFHYFAGLADKFQGETIPTDRADMFVYTRHEPVGVVGAIIPWNAPLLLLAWKLAPALAAGCPVVVKPSDHTPVTAVELGRTLAEAGLPDGAYNVVTGYGPAVGQALTAHPGVHKIAFTGSTATGIAVGRAALGNMTRLTLELGGKSANIVFGDADVEAAVNGAMNAVFIGSGQTCVAGSRLLVHDSLHEEVLRQVVERTKAIRLGSPTDEDTQMGPLVNAAQHQQVLARVERARAEGATVACGGGPVEGLPGLFVAPTVLTDVTPDMEIVQEEVFGPVVTVMRFSTEDEAVELANGTRFGLAAGVWTRDVHRAHRVAHRVKAGTVWVNTYRAYSPAAPFGGYGLSGMGRENGFEAMRDFTELKTVWVELTGATRDPFSVR; this is translated from the coding sequence ATGACCGCAGACGTCCGCCCTCCCGCCGATGCGCAGACCTTCCCGATGCTTGTCAACGGACGACGGCGCGCCGCGCTCTCCGGCCGCGCGTTCGACAGCCTCGACCCCTCCACCGGCCGGGTCTGGGCCCGGGTCGCCGACGGCGACGCGGCCGACGTGGACGCCGCGGTCCGCGCCGCCGCCGCCTCGCTCGACGGCTCCTGGGGCGCCTTCACCGGCTTCGACAGGGCCCGCGTGCTGCGCCGCGCCGGCGACCTGATCCTCCGGGACCTCGAGCACCTGGCGGTCCTGGAGTCGCGGGACAGCGGACGCCTGCTGAAGGACACCCGCGCGCAGGTGGGCTACGTCGCGGAATGGTTCCACTACTTCGCCGGCCTGGCCGACAAGTTCCAGGGCGAGACGATCCCCACCGACCGCGCCGACATGTTCGTCTACACCCGCCACGAGCCCGTCGGCGTCGTCGGGGCGATCATCCCGTGGAACGCGCCCTTGCTGCTGCTCGCCTGGAAGCTCGCCCCCGCGCTGGCCGCCGGGTGCCCGGTGGTGGTCAAGCCCTCCGACCACACCCCCGTCACCGCGGTCGAACTCGGCAGGACGCTCGCCGAGGCGGGCCTGCCCGACGGGGCCTACAACGTCGTCACCGGGTACGGCCCGGCCGTGGGGCAGGCCCTCACCGCGCACCCCGGCGTGCACAAGATCGCCTTCACCGGCTCGACGGCGACCGGCATCGCCGTGGGACGGGCCGCGCTCGGCAACATGACCCGCCTGACGCTGGAGCTCGGCGGCAAGTCCGCCAACATCGTGTTCGGCGACGCCGACGTGGAGGCGGCGGTCAACGGGGCGATGAACGCCGTCTTCATCGGCTCGGGGCAGACGTGCGTCGCCGGCTCGCGGCTCCTCGTGCACGACTCCCTGCATGAGGAGGTGCTGCGCCAGGTGGTCGAGCGCACCAAGGCCATCAGGCTGGGGTCGCCCACCGACGAGGACACCCAGATGGGCCCGCTCGTCAACGCCGCCCAGCACCAGCAGGTCCTCGCCCGCGTCGAGCGGGCGCGCGCGGAGGGCGCGACGGTGGCGTGCGGCGGCGGGCCGGTCGAGGGCCTCCCGGGGCTGTTCGTGGCGCCGACCGTGCTGACGGACGTGACGCCGGACATGGAGATCGTCCAGGAGGAGGTCTTCGGCCCGGTCGTGACCGTCATGCGGTTCTCCACCGAGGACGAGGCGGTCGAGCTGGCCAACGGCACCCGCTTCGGCCTCGCCGCGGGGGTGTGGACCCGCGACGTCCACCGCGCCCACCGGGTCGCGCACCGGGTCAAGGCCGGGACCGTGTGGGTGAACACCTACCGGGCCTACTCCCCCGCCGCGCCGTTCGGCGGTTACGGGCTGAGCGGCATGGGCCGTGAGAACGGCTTCGAGGCGATGCGCGACTTCACCGAGCTGAAGACCGTGTGGGTGGAGCTCACCGGCGCCACGCGGGACCCGTTCTCGGTGCGCTGA
- a CDS encoding AMP-binding protein, translating to MFQGSAHVDTFVLDRLPPRSQWPEFGYELPDLRLPDRLNCAQWLLDDQVARGAGPRPCLIGEETSWSYAELQAAANRVAAVLRDDLGVVPGNRVLLLGPNTPMLVACWYAVMKAGGVAVTLVPHLKAREIAEVARHAAIEVALCDRRSAGELVAAGEWSELSRIAAWGAAAGDAADAGGGLIDLDGLMAERPDDFATVPTFADDPCLIAFTSGSTGRPKAAVHTHREVAAMCACFQGAALNPAAGDVFTGSAPIAFTFGLLALACYPIHCGGSVVLLEKGGPEPLLRAVERHAATFCFTVPTVYRTWLRDHEGDLARRLPALRVAVSSGELLPAATWLAFREATGISLVNVLGSTEMLHGFMSTGADPPRPGSVGKPVRGYRATILGADGTELKDGRTGLLAVKGPTGCRYLDDARQAEQVRDGWNLTGDLARRDADGYFWLEGRSDDVIVSAGYNISAMQVEETLLEHPQVRECAVVPRPDGLRGHVVKAYVVPGEGMPPGEEGARALQAFVTERIAGYKSPRVIEFLDRLPRTANGKIARQALRHRSAGHGQVRLFPD from the coding sequence ATGTTCCAGGGCAGCGCCCATGTGGACACCTTCGTCCTCGATCGTCTGCCGCCCCGCTCCCAGTGGCCCGAGTTCGGCTACGAGCTGCCCGACCTGCGGCTCCCCGACCGGCTCAACTGCGCGCAGTGGCTGCTCGACGACCAGGTGGCCCGCGGCGCCGGGCCGCGTCCCTGCCTGATCGGCGAGGAGACGAGCTGGAGCTACGCCGAGCTCCAGGCCGCCGCCAACCGGGTGGCCGCCGTGCTGCGCGACGATCTCGGCGTGGTGCCGGGCAACCGGGTGCTGCTGCTCGGCCCCAACACCCCGATGCTCGTGGCCTGCTGGTACGCCGTCATGAAGGCCGGCGGCGTCGCCGTCACCCTGGTCCCGCACCTCAAGGCCCGGGAGATCGCCGAAGTGGCCCGCCACGCGGCGATCGAGGTCGCGCTCTGCGATCGGCGGTCGGCGGGGGAGCTGGTCGCGGCCGGAGAGTGGTCGGAGCTGTCCCGGATCGCCGCATGGGGCGCGGCGGCCGGCGACGCGGCGGACGCGGGCGGCGGGCTGATCGACCTCGACGGGCTCATGGCGGAGCGGCCGGACGACTTCGCGACGGTGCCGACCTTCGCCGACGATCCCTGCCTGATCGCCTTCACCTCGGGCTCGACCGGCCGCCCCAAGGCCGCCGTGCACACCCACCGCGAGGTCGCCGCCATGTGCGCCTGCTTCCAGGGGGCCGCGCTCAACCCGGCGGCCGGCGACGTGTTCACCGGCAGCGCGCCCATCGCGTTCACGTTCGGCCTGCTGGCGCTGGCCTGCTACCCGATCCACTGCGGCGGCTCGGTGGTCCTGCTGGAGAAGGGCGGCCCCGAGCCCCTGCTGCGGGCCGTGGAGCGGCACGCGGCCACCTTCTGCTTCACGGTCCCGACGGTCTACCGCACCTGGCTGCGCGACCACGAGGGCGACCTGGCCCGGCGGCTGCCCGCGCTGCGGGTGGCGGTGTCCTCGGGCGAGCTGCTGCCCGCCGCGACCTGGCTGGCCTTCCGCGAGGCCACCGGCATCTCCCTCGTCAACGTCCTCGGGTCCACCGAGATGCTGCACGGCTTCATGAGCACCGGCGCCGACCCGCCGCGGCCGGGTTCGGTGGGCAAACCGGTCCGGGGGTACCGGGCCACGATCCTCGGGGCCGACGGAACCGAGCTCAAGGACGGCAGGACCGGGCTGCTCGCCGTGAAGGGGCCCACGGGCTGCCGGTACCTGGACGACGCCCGGCAGGCCGAACAGGTGCGCGACGGGTGGAACCTCACCGGGGACCTGGCCCGCCGCGACGCCGACGGCTACTTCTGGCTCGAAGGCCGCTCCGACGACGTGATCGTCTCGGCCGGGTACAACATCTCCGCCATGCAGGTCGAGGAGACGCTGCTGGAGCACCCCCAGGTCAGGGAGTGCGCCGTCGTCCCGCGGCCGGACGGGCTGCGCGGGCACGTGGTCAAGGCCTACGTCGTCCCGGGGGAGGGCATGCCGCCGGGGGAGGAGGGGGCGCGCGCCCTGCAGGCGTTCGTCACCGAGCGGATCGCGGGCTACAAGTCACCCCGCGTGATCGAGTTCCTCGACAGGCTGCCGCGCACGGCCAACGGCAAGATCGCCCGTCAGGCGTTGCGGCACCGGTCGGCGGGCCACGGGCAGGTGCGGCTGTTCCCGGACTGA
- a CDS encoding PaaX family transcriptional regulator — translation MTKNSKTSKVAETNEASGVPMAGWLEPPQPQDLVVTLLADNVRHRLDSVWSGGLVRLLGEFGFSVGASRVALTRLARRDLISRAKKGRLVAYRLTERTERVIAEGDDRIFRLGREEMSAGRMTVLWHTLPEDSRLERARLARRLRFLGFGSVQDATWISLGDREPEVVNLVKDLDIDRFVSLMTGEPSPDFGLGPLIERAWDLAGLTARYEAFLAEFSPFGAEERRRELTDGEAFRVRTQLVHNFRQFPFLDPGLPSADAARDRSVELFHTVYPALKEQAHRHFDVLATPDEGVR, via the coding sequence ATGACCAAGAACAGCAAGACATCCAAGGTCGCGGAGACGAACGAGGCATCCGGGGTGCCCATGGCGGGATGGCTGGAGCCGCCGCAGCCCCAGGATCTCGTGGTGACGTTACTCGCCGACAACGTCCGCCACCGGCTCGACAGCGTGTGGTCGGGCGGCCTGGTCCGGCTGCTCGGGGAGTTCGGCTTCTCCGTCGGCGCCTCCCGTGTGGCGCTGACGCGGCTGGCCCGCCGTGACCTGATCTCCCGCGCGAAGAAGGGGCGCCTGGTCGCCTACCGCCTGACCGAGCGCACCGAGCGCGTCATCGCCGAGGGCGACGACCGGATCTTCCGGCTGGGCCGCGAGGAGATGTCGGCGGGACGGATGACGGTCCTGTGGCACACCCTCCCCGAGGACTCCCGCCTCGAACGCGCCCGCCTGGCCCGCCGGCTGCGGTTCCTGGGCTTCGGCTCGGTCCAGGACGCCACCTGGATCTCGCTCGGCGACCGCGAGCCCGAGGTCGTCAACCTCGTCAAGGACCTGGACATCGACCGGTTCGTCAGCCTGATGACCGGCGAGCCCTCCCCCGACTTCGGCCTCGGGCCGCTGATCGAGCGCGCCTGGGACCTCGCCGGCCTCACCGCGCGCTACGAGGCGTTCCTCGCCGAGTTCTCGCCCTTCGGCGCGGAGGAGAGGCGCCGCGAGCTGACGGACGGCGAGGCGTTCCGGGTGCGCACCCAGCTCGTGCACAACTTCCGGCAGTTCCCGTTCCTGGACCCCGGGCTGCCGTCCGCCGACGCGGCGCGGGACCGGTCGGTCGAGCTGTTCCACACGGTCTACCCGGCGCTCAAGGAGCAGGCGCACCGGCACTTCGACGTGCTGGCCACGCCGGACGAGGGCGTGCGCTAG
- a CDS encoding ABC transporter permease: MASPRTHAPPEVTAVLAPPLRGRGPARPAPPWVLPTATVVGVLVAAELVIRSGVAGTHFPTITATGRALGQEMTKAGFWTAMGETTYAWLAGFGLATLIAIPLGLGIASSRFAFRSSRLLIDFLRPIPPVAVLPLAVLVLGTGTQMKIWLVVFSALWPVLFQTIYGAQDVDPVARDTARAYGLNRLERYRYVVVPSAAPYIATGLRLAATIALVVTIATELIVGSAGLGYRINQVRYADDTPAMYALIFVAGILGWLITVGFRFLEKRLLHWHHSQRVEAGR, translated from the coding sequence ATGGCGTCTCCGCGTACTCATGCACCACCGGAGGTCACCGCCGTGCTCGCCCCTCCCTTGCGCGGTCGCGGCCCGGCCCGCCCGGCCCCTCCCTGGGTGCTGCCCACGGCGACGGTCGTCGGCGTGCTGGTGGCGGCCGAGCTCGTGATCCGCAGCGGCGTGGCCGGCACGCACTTCCCCACCATCACGGCGACGGGCCGGGCGCTCGGGCAGGAGATGACCAAGGCCGGCTTCTGGACGGCCATGGGCGAGACGACGTACGCCTGGCTCGCCGGATTCGGCCTCGCCACGCTGATCGCCATCCCGCTCGGGCTCGGCATCGCCTCGTCCCGGTTCGCCTTCCGCAGCAGCCGGCTGCTCATCGACTTCCTGCGGCCCATCCCGCCGGTCGCGGTCCTGCCGCTCGCGGTGCTGGTCCTCGGCACCGGCACCCAGATGAAGATCTGGCTCGTCGTCTTCTCCGCGCTGTGGCCGGTGCTGTTCCAGACCATCTACGGCGCCCAGGACGTCGACCCCGTCGCCCGCGACACCGCGCGCGCGTACGGGCTGAACCGGCTGGAGCGGTACCGGTACGTCGTCGTCCCGAGCGCCGCCCCGTACATCGCCACCGGCCTGCGCCTCGCGGCGACGATCGCGCTGGTCGTCACCATCGCGACGGAGCTGATCGTCGGCTCCGCCGGACTCGGGTACCGCATCAACCAGGTCAGGTACGCCGACGACACCCCCGCGATGTACGCCCTCATCTTCGTCGCGGGCATCCTCGGCTGGCTCATCACCGTGGGCTTCCGGTTCTTGGAGAAGCGCCTGCTGCACTGGCACCACTCCCAGCGCGTGGAGGCCGGCCGATGA
- a CDS encoding ABC transporter permease translates to MRRRLLGLAAEAWLPVAILLVWWFASASSTSAYFPSLRTIAVSFYDTWISDRMITDVLPSLGRFVAGFCVASIIGIALGTVLGTIPTLRRAVDPILDFFRSLPKPALLPIAIVALGVGDGMKIFIIAFSTLWPILLNTIDGVRGVDPLLLEMSRVYGIGRAQRVRRVVLPAASPQIFVGVRVSLSIGLILMVVSEMVASTNGLGYFVLLSQQTFAIPEMWAGIILLGVIGYLTNFLFVLAERRVLAWHKGWRATALGEAPPMPVPARTTTDTTPPAATA, encoded by the coding sequence ATGAGGCGCCGCCTGCTCGGCCTCGCGGCCGAGGCGTGGCTGCCGGTGGCGATCCTGCTGGTCTGGTGGTTCGCCTCAGCATCGTCCACCTCGGCATACTTCCCGTCCCTGCGGACCATTGCGGTGTCCTTCTACGACACGTGGATCTCCGACCGGATGATCACCGACGTGCTGCCGAGCCTCGGCCGGTTCGTCGCGGGGTTCTGCGTCGCGTCGATCATCGGCATCGCCCTCGGCACCGTGCTCGGCACGATACCCACCTTGCGCCGCGCGGTGGACCCGATCTTAGACTTCTTCCGCTCCCTGCCCAAGCCGGCGTTGCTGCCGATCGCCATCGTGGCGCTCGGCGTCGGCGACGGGATGAAGATCTTCATCATCGCCTTCAGCACGCTCTGGCCGATCCTGCTGAACACCATCGACGGTGTGCGGGGCGTGGACCCGCTGCTCCTGGAGATGTCGCGGGTCTACGGCATCGGCCGTGCCCAGCGCGTCCGGCGCGTCGTCCTGCCCGCGGCGAGCCCGCAGATCTTCGTCGGCGTGCGGGTGTCCCTCTCGATCGGCCTGATCCTCATGGTCGTGTCCGAGATGGTCGCCTCGACCAACGGCCTCGGGTACTTCGTGCTGCTCTCCCAGCAGACGTTCGCCATTCCCGAGATGTGGGCGGGCATCATCCTCCTCGGCGTCATCGGCTACCTCACCAACTTCCTGTTCGTGCTGGCCGAACGCCGCGTCCTGGCCTGGCACAAGGGCTGGCGGGCCACCGCGCTCGGTGAGGCGCCCCCCATGCCCGTGCCCGCGAGGACGACCACCGACACCACACCCCCGGCCGCGACGGCCTGA